The following coding sequences lie in one Steroidobacter denitrificans genomic window:
- a CDS encoding UbiD family decarboxylase: MSYASLREFIQDLERRGELKRVPFPVDPRLEMTELCRQSLLNGGPALLFEQPSGYDMPVLGNLFGTTQRVAAALGYDSVARLREVGSVLAFLKEPQWPDRLSAVFEHLPAFAPLLKATPRVIAAPPCREIVQTGTDIDVTRLPVWTCWPKDAGPLITWGLVITRGVHHSRQNVAVYRQQVLGPNRVIMRWLPHRGGALDYRDWRRQHPDKPFPVVVAIGADPALLIAAAAPIPDSVSEFQFAGMLRRRRSEIWQTASGLSAPASAEIVFEGHIMPGDEALEGPFGDHTGYYNSQAKFPVLTIDRLCMRRNAIYHGGYMGRSPEDEPSVIAMALNEMFVPMLQRTFPEIVDFWLPPEACSYRVAVVSIRKAYPGHAQRVMQAVWSYLRQFTYTKFVIVTDDDIDVRNWKEVIWAISTRVDPARDTMLVRRTPIDYLDFASPVAGLGSKLGIDATNKWPAETRRVWGTPIEMTDQVVQRCRTLWQALQTPQSAPLDPDRHPRP, encoded by the coding sequence AAGCCTGCTCAACGGTGGACCTGCCCTGCTCTTCGAACAGCCCAGCGGCTATGACATGCCCGTGCTCGGCAACCTTTTCGGTACCACCCAGCGGGTCGCCGCAGCGCTCGGCTATGACAGTGTTGCGCGTTTGCGCGAGGTAGGCTCGGTACTTGCGTTCCTGAAGGAACCGCAGTGGCCGGATCGGCTGAGCGCCGTATTCGAACATCTGCCGGCATTCGCGCCGCTCTTGAAAGCTACCCCGCGCGTGATCGCCGCACCGCCCTGCCGTGAAATCGTGCAAACCGGCACCGACATCGACGTGACCCGCCTGCCGGTGTGGACCTGTTGGCCCAAGGATGCCGGTCCGCTGATCACCTGGGGTCTCGTCATCACCCGCGGCGTGCATCATTCACGTCAGAACGTTGCGGTCTATCGCCAGCAGGTGCTGGGTCCGAATCGCGTGATCATGCGCTGGCTGCCGCATCGCGGCGGCGCGCTCGATTATCGGGACTGGCGCCGGCAGCACCCCGACAAGCCGTTTCCGGTGGTCGTCGCGATCGGCGCCGACCCTGCTCTGCTGATCGCGGCGGCAGCACCGATTCCGGACAGTGTTTCGGAATTCCAGTTCGCCGGAATGCTGCGGCGCCGGCGTAGCGAAATCTGGCAGACTGCCTCGGGGCTGAGCGCGCCGGCCAGCGCCGAGATCGTGTTCGAAGGCCATATCATGCCGGGCGACGAAGCCCTCGAGGGACCCTTCGGCGACCATACCGGCTACTACAACTCCCAGGCGAAATTCCCCGTACTCACGATCGATCGCCTCTGTATGCGGCGCAATGCGATCTATCACGGCGGCTACATGGGCCGCTCTCCGGAAGACGAGCCGTCCGTGATCGCGATGGCGCTCAACGAAATGTTCGTGCCGATGCTGCAGCGAACATTCCCTGAAATCGTCGATTTCTGGCTGCCGCCCGAGGCCTGTTCGTACCGTGTCGCCGTCGTCAGCATCCGCAAGGCCTATCCCGGCCACGCGCAGCGTGTGATGCAGGCGGTATGGTCCTATCTGCGCCAGTTCACTTATACGAAATTCGTGATCGTGACGGACGACGACATCGACGTGCGCAACTGGAAGGAAGTGATCTGGGCGATCTCGACCCGGGTCGATCCTGCCCGTGACACGATGCTCGTACGGCGCACACCGATCGATTACCTGGATTTCGCCAGTCCGGTGGCGGGTCTGGGCTCCAAACTCGGCATCGACGCCACCAACAAATGGCCGGCGGAGACCCGCCGCGTCTGGGGAACCCCGATCGAAATGACCGATCAGGTCGTCCAGCGCTGCCGGACGCTATGGCAGGCACTCCAGACGCCGCAGTCCGCGCCACTTGATCCAGATCGGCACCCGCGGCCTTAA